One Moorella sp. E308F DNA segment encodes these proteins:
- a CDS encoding STAS domain-containing protein: MLAISVTKGTYGRCLNLKGELDMETLATLERAAEVQEGEGQLEINLAGVSFIDSTGLRGLLEIQRRWSMKGGKVRVINPCPEIAEVFRLVGMEELLDCSDQSKATGGEY; the protein is encoded by the coding sequence ATGCTGGCAATTTCTGTAACCAAAGGCACTTATGGGCGCTGTTTAAACCTTAAAGGGGAGTTAGACATGGAAACCCTGGCCACGCTGGAGCGAGCAGCAGAAGTACAGGAAGGAGAGGGGCAATTGGAAATAAACCTGGCAGGAGTATCCTTTATAGATTCTACAGGTCTCAGGGGTTTATTAGAAATACAGCGCCGGTGGTCAATGAAGGGAGGTAAGGTACGGGTTATTAACCCCTGTCCGGAGATTGCCGAAGTTTTTCGGCTGGTAGGTATGGAAGAACTTTTAGATTGTAGTGACCAGAGCAAGGCAACCGGGGGTGAATATTAA
- a CDS encoding PP2C family protein-serine/threonine phosphatase: MSLDTGGKGKQIIHAGIQGAGCSIPADLEGGDFFDFIPLGEDQLIVAIGDVMGKGMRAAGQMKELCTILHACTRKDLSLLEIINQLAAIGGKQLHRAGSFATLCLISYEQQHNCLTCLSAGHPSPVIFSGRNIHVPRVRGVALGFLEEYQGTRPEQVVLSRGDVVILYTDGLVEARDANGQNYGLNRLKEIVAANTCLDAVELQEVILNDLFTFTGCRQQRDDVTLVILKKELEKGGECHGDQGK, from the coding sequence ATGTCCCTGGATACCGGTGGCAAGGGGAAACAAATAATACATGCCGGTATACAGGGTGCGGGGTGTAGTATTCCAGCAGACCTGGAAGGCGGCGACTTTTTTGATTTTATTCCCCTGGGTGAAGACCAACTTATTGTTGCTATCGGAGATGTAATGGGTAAAGGTATGCGTGCCGCCGGGCAAATGAAGGAGCTTTGTACAATCTTACATGCCTGTACCAGGAAAGATCTGTCCCTATTGGAAATCATAAATCAGCTGGCTGCAATCGGAGGAAAACAGCTGCACCGCGCCGGTTCCTTTGCTACCCTGTGCCTTATTTCTTATGAACAGCAGCATAATTGTTTAACCTGCCTCAGCGCCGGACACCCGTCTCCGGTAATATTTTCAGGCCGTAATATCCACGTACCCCGGGTAAGGGGGGTGGCCCTGGGCTTCCTGGAAGAATACCAGGGTACTCGACCGGAACAAGTTGTCCTGTCTCGCGGCGATGTAGTTATCCTGTATACCGATGGCCTGGTAGAAGCCCGCGATGCCAACGGTCAAAATTATGGTTTAAATCGCCTCAAAGAGATAGTTGCCGCCAATACCTGCCTGGATGCAGTTGAACTCCAGGAGGTTATCTTAAATGACTTATTTACCTTTACCGGCTGCAGGCAGCAAAGGGATGATGTAACCCTGGTAATCCTTAAGAAAGAGCTGGAAAAGGGGGGTGAGTGTCATGGAGATCAGGGTAAATAA
- a CDS encoding STAS domain-containing protein, with the protein MEIRVNKEKEKATLLVAGELDYSNVAQLQQEIERQEAPVVEVVLKDLQFMDSSGAGMLLNQARLLSQQNRVLKITHIPANIRHDLEIIGFFRVLETLKGAPQSGGE; encoded by the coding sequence ATGGAGATCAGGGTAAATAAAGAAAAGGAAAAGGCCACCCTGCTGGTAGCGGGGGAATTGGACTACAGCAATGTTGCTCAGCTGCAGCAAGAGATTGAAAGGCAGGAGGCTCCCGTGGTGGAGGTAGTTCTTAAGGACCTGCAGTTCATGGATTCCTCCGGTGCCGGGATGCTTCTTAACCAGGCCAGGTTGTTGAGCCAGCAGAACCGCGTTTTGAAAATTACCCATATCCCCGCAAATATTCGCCATGACCTGGAAATAATCGGCTTTTTCCGCGTCTTAGAAACCCTTAAAGGCGCCCCTCAAAGTGGAGGGGAGTGA
- a CDS encoding DUF342 domain-containing protein, giving the protein MESLKTGALEQPGEKGVAPRAAIINGQLVIEHPPGGPYPVIVPCPGLRLVVNGEERSEPTPVNEKDRVEIIVLDERREGYWQVKVSADKQEAFLQVKPWVLVRRQVRDLPPARVLYLEVLEHEDFYKPFTLEDLTREMGRQGIKYGIDWQACARGLEASTEGTLIIARGQPPVPGKDATVELFFTTQQKVPVAVGEEETVNFRERFRFTAVEAGMVLARKHPAEVGRPGKAVTGEIIVPPEPRDIQMTAGSGAVLSKDGLEIIATIAGRPVARGVKGRVVISVLPALMHPGNVDITSGNISFTGDVMIAGQVEEGMSVEAGGNIYIEGAVSRAMVRAGGLIEVGGNVFSSLLAAGSTVALQQKFGSILARVATILEQFVAAAIQLFHHPSFKKDDLKGGIGPLVLLLLEKKFRELPAAVELLKKEAHSLPAISMNSSTALINELERLVRTPLAINSLEQLESMLKEIITWRDEINIPPQGAADIIIHYAINSTVIATGNIKVIGDGCYHTRLQAGKAVAVHGVFRGGEIQAQGDVYIKELGSRTGTSTRVETQAGATVTIAHAFENTSIRIGSRQYSFVQEEWGVRLWLDREGNLARRTIPA; this is encoded by the coding sequence GTGGAATCTTTAAAGACTGGAGCCCTTGAACAGCCCGGGGAAAAGGGCGTGGCACCCCGGGCGGCCATAATAAACGGACAGCTGGTAATAGAACACCCGCCCGGAGGCCCTTATCCGGTGATCGTGCCCTGCCCGGGGTTGCGCCTGGTAGTAAATGGGGAAGAACGAAGCGAACCGACGCCTGTAAATGAGAAGGACAGGGTGGAAATAATCGTCCTGGATGAAAGGCGGGAAGGATACTGGCAGGTAAAGGTTAGTGCGGATAAACAGGAGGCATTTTTACAGGTAAAACCCTGGGTATTAGTCCGGCGGCAAGTGCGGGACCTGCCACCGGCGCGGGTTTTATACCTGGAGGTCCTGGAGCACGAAGATTTCTATAAACCCTTTACCCTGGAAGATTTAACCAGGGAAATGGGGCGCCAGGGTATCAAGTATGGTATCGACTGGCAGGCCTGTGCCCGGGGACTTGAAGCCTCAACCGAGGGTACTTTAATTATTGCCCGGGGGCAACCACCAGTACCAGGTAAAGACGCCACGGTAGAATTATTCTTTACTACCCAGCAAAAGGTTCCAGTAGCAGTCGGAGAAGAGGAGACAGTGAACTTCCGGGAAAGGTTTCGTTTTACCGCGGTTGAAGCCGGAATGGTCCTGGCCAGGAAACACCCGGCCGAAGTTGGGCGGCCGGGGAAGGCGGTAACGGGGGAAATAATCGTGCCCCCCGAGCCCAGGGATATTCAAATGACAGCCGGTTCCGGCGCTGTTTTAAGCAAAGATGGTTTGGAGATCATTGCTACCATAGCCGGCCGCCCCGTGGCAAGGGGGGTTAAAGGGCGGGTTGTTATCAGTGTGCTCCCCGCCCTCATGCACCCTGGTAATGTTGATATTACCTCGGGAAACATTTCTTTCACCGGCGATGTAATGATTGCCGGCCAGGTTGAAGAAGGGATGAGTGTTGAGGCTGGCGGTAATATTTATATAGAGGGCGCTGTATCCAGGGCCATGGTCCGGGCCGGGGGCTTAATTGAGGTAGGCGGCAACGTTTTTTCTTCCCTGCTGGCCGCCGGGAGTACGGTGGCTTTGCAGCAGAAATTCGGCTCAATACTTGCCAGGGTTGCTACCATCCTGGAGCAATTTGTAGCCGCTGCTATCCAGCTTTTCCATCATCCTTCCTTCAAAAAGGATGACCTTAAAGGTGGTATTGGTCCCCTGGTATTACTGCTTTTAGAGAAGAAATTTCGCGAGCTTCCTGCGGCGGTAGAATTACTAAAAAAGGAAGCCCACAGCCTTCCTGCTATATCAATGAATAGTTCGACGGCATTGATAAATGAACTGGAACGCCTGGTAAGGACACCATTGGCCATCAACAGTTTAGAACAACTGGAATCAATGTTGAAAGAAATTATAACCTGGCGGGATGAGATTAATATACCGCCTCAAGGTGCGGCCGACATTATAATTCACTACGCCATTAACTCAACCGTTATAGCCACCGGTAACATTAAAGTAATAGGTGATGGCTGTTATCATACCAGGTTGCAGGCCGGGAAAGCGGTAGCTGTGCATGGTGTGTTCCGCGGTGGGGAGATCCAGGCCCAGGGTGACGTTTATATTAAAGAACTGGGCTCCCGTACCGGTACGAGTACCAGGGTCGAAACCCAGGCCGGGGCTACTGTGA